The following coding sequences lie in one Planctomycetia bacterium genomic window:
- a CDS encoding sodium-translocating pyrophosphatase has protein sequence MFSAGAANLALLAQEVTPVVTASNEQTFVIVWAFCFIASIVALIQAFRFYKEMMASDEGTPLMIEIAGYVREGANAYLTQQYKVVAVFFAVICALLAYAAFGLGVQSKFVPFAFLTGGFFSGLAGWFGMKTATWASSRTAAGARKSLNQGLQVAFRSGAVMGLTVVGLGLLDICLWFAILYWIWPQITGETISLAEITVTMLCFGMGASSQALFARVGGGIFTKAADVGADLVGKVEQGIPEDDPRNPATIADNVGDNVGDVAGMGADLYESYCGSILATAALGVAAFASGELLTGDGSMSVVEAQLRTLFLPMSIAAVGIFLSIAGVYTVRTEESATQKVLLQALARGINLSTFLVMIAAIGLAWWLMPPIPAAMVYGVPGVAFSVIVGLLAGWLIGKWTEYCTSDEYKPTQELAAQALTGPATVIIGGIAEGMMSTWFPVMVVSAATILSFGFTNGWNFTDMNYFALGLYGVGISAVGMLSTLGITLATDAYGPIADNAGGNAQMAGLEEQVRERTDALDSLGNTTAATGKGFAIGSAALTALALLAAYVEEVRIGFERWGESVLTVDAEPGFYKVSNQFILRAKEGEFKTPAEKFEKYLAIPTHVRHRAVREAWEKVSFSGAPGRVPDGILEQFEEDGVTKSRFVASGDELIEVHRATLPEFATYYDASLMNPKVLVGMFVGSMSVFVFCAMTMKAVGRAAKGMVEEVRRQFKENPGIMLGTSKPDYSSPVAISTKAAQREMILPSLLGLVTPVVGGLLLGVAGVMGMLVAGLTTGFCVAIFMANSGGSWDNAKKYIEAGHHGGKGSPAHAAGVIGDTVGDPFKDTSGPSLNILIKLMSMVSVVAAGLIVRYSLFAMGIF, from the coding sequence ATGTTTTCGGCCGGGGCGGCCAATCTCGCCTTGTTGGCGCAAGAAGTGACGCCGGTCGTGACGGCGAGCAATGAGCAGACATTTGTGATCGTCTGGGCGTTCTGCTTCATCGCGTCCATCGTGGCGTTGATTCAGGCGTTTCGCTTCTACAAGGAGATGATGGCGTCGGACGAGGGAACGCCGCTGATGATCGAGATCGCGGGATATGTCCGCGAGGGTGCAAATGCCTATTTGACCCAACAATATAAGGTAGTGGCCGTCTTTTTCGCCGTGATTTGCGCGCTGCTCGCGTATGCCGCCTTTGGCTTGGGCGTGCAAAGCAAGTTCGTGCCGTTCGCCTTTCTGACGGGCGGATTCTTTTCGGGCCTTGCCGGCTGGTTCGGCATGAAGACCGCCACTTGGGCGAGCAGTCGCACTGCCGCCGGTGCGCGAAAGTCGCTGAACCAAGGCCTCCAGGTCGCGTTTCGCTCGGGCGCCGTGATGGGTTTGACCGTTGTCGGCTTAGGTCTGCTCGATATCTGCCTGTGGTTCGCGATCCTCTATTGGATCTGGCCGCAAATTACGGGAGAGACCATTTCTCTCGCCGAAATTACCGTCACGATGCTGTGCTTCGGCATGGGCGCCAGCAGCCAGGCCTTGTTCGCAAGAGTCGGCGGCGGCATCTTCACCAAGGCCGCGGATGTCGGCGCCGATCTCGTGGGTAAGGTTGAGCAGGGCATCCCCGAAGATGATCCACGCAATCCGGCCACGATTGCGGACAACGTCGGCGATAACGTCGGCGACGTGGCCGGCATGGGCGCCGACTTGTACGAATCGTATTGCGGCTCCATTTTGGCTACAGCGGCTCTCGGCGTAGCAGCCTTTGCCAGCGGCGAATTGCTGACCGGCGATGGCAGCATGAGCGTCGTGGAAGCCCAATTGCGCACACTGTTTCTGCCGATGTCGATCGCGGCCGTCGGCATCTTTCTGTCGATCGCCGGTGTTTACACTGTGCGTACGGAGGAGTCCGCCACTCAAAAAGTGCTGCTCCAAGCGCTGGCTAGGGGCATTAATCTGTCGACGTTTTTGGTGATGATCGCGGCTATTGGCCTTGCCTGGTGGCTCATGCCGCCGATCCCGGCCGCCATGGTCTATGGCGTGCCCGGCGTAGCCTTCAGCGTGATCGTTGGCTTGTTGGCCGGGTGGTTGATTGGCAAGTGGACCGAGTACTGCACGAGCGACGAGTACAAGCCAACTCAAGAGCTTGCCGCGCAGGCCCTGACCGGCCCGGCGACCGTGATCATCGGCGGCATCGCCGAAGGCATGATGAGTACCTGGTTCCCGGTGATGGTCGTCTCCGCCGCGACGATTCTTTCGTTCGGCTTTACGAACGGCTGGAATTTCACCGACATGAACTATTTTGCCCTCGGCCTGTACGGCGTGGGCATCTCCGCGGTCGGGATGTTGAGCACGCTCGGCATCACGCTCGCGACGGACGCGTACGGACCGATTGCCGACAACGCCGGCGGCAATGCCCAGATGGCCGGACTCGAAGAGCAAGTCCGCGAGCGGACCGATGCGCTGGACAGCCTCGGTAATACCACGGCCGCCACGGGCAAGGGCTTCGCGATTGGTTCCGCGGCGCTCACCGCGCTCGCACTACTGGCCGCTTACGTCGAGGAAGTGCGGATCGGCTTCGAGCGTTGGGGCGAAAGCGTGTTGACCGTAGACGCAGAACCGGGCTTCTACAAGGTTTCCAATCAGTTCATCCTGCGCGCCAAGGAAGGCGAGTTCAAGACTCCCGCGGAGAAGTTCGAAAAGTACCTCGCGATTCCCACGCACGTGCGGCATCGCGCCGTCAGAGAAGCTTGGGAAAAGGTTTCGTTCTCCGGCGCTCCGGGACGTGTGCCGGACGGAATTCTCGAACAATTCGAAGAAGATGGCGTCACGAAATCGCGATTTGTCGCCAGCGGCGATGAATTGATCGAAGTGCATCGCGCGACGTTGCCGGAGTTCGCGACCTACTACGACGCCTCGCTGATGAACCCCAAAGTGCTGGTGGGGATGTTCGTGGGCTCGATGTCCGTGTTTGTCTTCTGTGCGATGACGATGAAGGCCGTGGGTCGCGCCGCCAAAGGCATGGTCGAAGAGGTGCGCCGGCAATTCAAGGAAAACCCGGGCATCATGCTTGGCACCTCCAAACCGGATTATTCTTCGCCGGTGGCGATCAGCACCAAAGCGGCTCAAAGGGAGATGATTCTGCCTTCGTTGCTGGGCCTGGTTACGCCCGTTGTCGGTGGCCTGCTGCTCGGCGTCGCTGGCGTGATGGGCATGTTGGTGGCTGGACTGACGACGGGCTTCTGCGTGGCCATCTTCATGGCCAATTCCGGCGGCTCCTGGGATAACGCCAAGAAGTACATCGAGGCTGGACACCACGGCGGCAAAGGCAGTCCCGCACACGCCGCCGGCGTGATCGGCGATACCGTCGGCGATCCGTTCAAGGACACGAGCGGTCCGAGCTTGAATATCCTGATCAAGCTGATGAGCATGGTGAGTGTTGTGGCCGCAGGGCTCATTGTTCGCTACAGTTTGTTCGCGATGGGTATTTTCTAA
- a CDS encoding NIPSNAP family protein — MKLPGQIAMCAALIASTVGPAVAAEPDTRCYELRVYYAAEGKLEALNARFRDHTCKLFEKHGLANLGYWTPTDNPERKLYYVISAPSREARDASFKAFGADSAWKEAFAASEKDGKLVAKMESTFLHVTDYSPAIEAEIGDEPRVFELRTYTTTDGNLDRLNARFRDHTLRLFEKHGMTNLAYWTLDEGQPDADKTLVYLLSHASAEARDKSFDAFRQDPDWVAAKTASETAAGGSLTTSDGVKSVMMIPTDYSQSR; from the coding sequence ATGAAACTTCCAGGCCAAATCGCCATGTGCGCCGCATTGATCGCCAGCACTGTCGGTCCCGCTGTTGCCGCCGAACCTGACACGCGCTGCTATGAACTTCGCGTGTACTACGCCGCCGAGGGCAAGCTCGAAGCCCTGAACGCGCGGTTTCGCGACCATACCTGCAAGCTGTTCGAGAAGCACGGCCTGGCGAACCTGGGCTACTGGACGCCGACCGACAATCCGGAGCGGAAGCTGTACTACGTAATTTCGGCCCCCAGCCGCGAGGCCCGTGATGCTTCGTTCAAAGCCTTTGGCGCAGATTCAGCCTGGAAGGAGGCCTTTGCCGCCTCGGAGAAGGACGGGAAGTTGGTCGCCAAAATGGAGTCGACGTTTCTGCACGTCACGGACTACTCGCCCGCGATCGAGGCCGAGATCGGCGACGAGCCGCGCGTCTTCGAGTTGCGGACATACACGACCACGGACGGCAACCTGGACCGGCTCAACGCGCGATTCCGCGATCACACTCTTAGGTTGTTCGAGAAGCACGGCATGACGAATTTGGCGTACTGGACGCTCGACGAAGGCCAGCCCGATGCGGACAAAACGTTGGTCTACTTGTTGTCACATGCGTCGGCGGAAGCCCGCGACAAGTCTTTCGACGCGTTCCGCCAGGACCCCGATTGGGTCGCCGCAAAAACGGCTTCGGAAACGGCCGCGGGCGGTTCGCTCACCACGTCGGACGGCGTGAAGTCGGTGATGATGATCCCGACCGATTACTCGCAGTCGCGTTAG
- a CDS encoding methyltransferase regulatory domain-containing protein, which translates to MAVVDPLGYDELPYPCSPYPQSQPEHLATLACLMGLEFPPLAGARVLEIGCGDGANLLPLAFTMPGAELHGIDLAPRQIEAGLATVRALQLHQVRLAVRDLRDLNDDDGAFDYIIAHGVYSWTPPDVRDALLALIQKRLSPTGIGFISYNALPGWSNRLAVREWLLTAVGATRSGTERVAEARRLMHQLSELLQSDTTQRSNALRTELARLLEWSDGYLRHDLLEDHNQPVTFRQFNEHLNQHGLQFLAEADFPTMVGQGLPSPIAQAVQVRSSGAAEREQLFDVLTNREFRQSLVIRADRKVPRSIDPRVVERMYVGSPLKAASTEQGTTTFRAANGFAIAVNEPLLAAALNYLAEVWPAWVNFDTLVEAGRSALSNQGQSLSEEKLATRRTELATFLLGCFAERAVELHVAAPPFSVVPSKRPTASPLARRQALTSPLVTNLRHDLVRLSAAARELLPRLAEHGDSAEFARGTANYESAIREIARGALLMR; encoded by the coding sequence ATGGCAGTCGTCGATCCGCTTGGCTACGACGAGCTGCCCTATCCATGTTCGCCTTATCCGCAATCGCAGCCGGAACATCTGGCGACGCTGGCCTGCTTGATGGGACTGGAGTTCCCGCCGCTTGCCGGTGCGCGGGTGCTGGAGATTGGTTGTGGCGACGGCGCGAACCTATTGCCGCTCGCCTTCACGATGCCCGGCGCGGAGTTGCACGGCATCGATCTCGCGCCACGGCAGATTGAAGCCGGCCTCGCGACTGTGCGGGCGCTCCAACTCCACCAAGTCCGTCTAGCGGTTCGCGATTTGCGCGATTTGAACGACGACGACGGAGCGTTCGACTATATCATCGCCCATGGGGTTTACTCCTGGACGCCGCCCGACGTGCGGGACGCGCTGTTGGCGCTGATTCAAAAGCGACTATCGCCAACCGGCATCGGCTTCATCAGCTACAACGCACTGCCAGGCTGGAGCAATCGGCTGGCAGTTCGCGAATGGCTCTTAACGGCCGTCGGTGCGACGCGCTCCGGAACCGAGCGCGTCGCGGAAGCCCGCCGATTGATGCACCAGTTAAGCGAGCTGCTCCAAAGTGACACAACACAGCGCAGTAACGCGTTGCGCACGGAACTCGCTCGCTTGCTGGAATGGAGCGACGGCTATCTCCGGCACGACTTGCTGGAGGATCACAACCAGCCGGTGACCTTTCGCCAATTCAATGAACACTTGAACCAGCACGGCCTGCAATTTCTTGCCGAGGCGGATTTTCCAACGATGGTCGGACAAGGTCTGCCGAGCCCCATCGCGCAAGCCGTGCAAGTGCGCTCGTCCGGCGCTGCGGAGCGAGAGCAGCTGTTCGATGTACTCACCAACCGGGAGTTCCGCCAGTCGTTGGTCATTCGCGCCGATCGCAAAGTACCGCGATCGATCGATCCGCGCGTTGTCGAACGGATGTACGTCGGCAGCCCTCTGAAGGCCGCCAGCACGGAACAAGGCACAACGACGTTTCGAGCAGCAAACGGCTTTGCGATCGCCGTAAACGAGCCATTGCTTGCGGCCGCGCTGAATTACTTGGCGGAAGTGTGGCCGGCTTGGGTCAATTTCGACACGCTGGTAGAGGCGGGTCGGAGCGCATTGAGCAATCAAGGACAATCGCTATCAGAAGAGAAGCTCGCAACACGTCGCACCGAATTAGCCACGTTCTTGTTGGGATGCTTCGCCGAGCGGGCGGTTGAATTGCACGTCGCAGCGCCGCCGTTCAGTGTGGTTCCAAGTAAGAGACCGACGGCCAGTCCCTTGGCGCGCCGGCAGGCGCTAACTTCGCCCTTGGTGACGAATCTCCGGCACGATCTGGTGCGGCTCAGCGCGGCGGCGCGAGAGTTGTTGCCCCGGCTCGCCGAGCATGGCGATTCGGCGGAGTTCGCGCGGGGGACGGCCAACTATGAGAGCGCAATTCGGGAAATCGCTCGTGGCGCGCTGTTGATGCGCTAG